In one window of Verrucomicrobiia bacterium DNA:
- a CDS encoding FAD-dependent oxidoreductase: MDTTSYWAATASFPRFPAIKGDHNVDIAIIGAGITGITAAYLFKQRGYKVALIERGNFGGFDSLNTTGHLTYVTDTRLHQLVKNFGRDQARRTWEAGAAAINQITANIQQENISCEFHWIPGYLHSPSKRPDAKEINALTKDAQLASEFGFSAEYQTKIPNFNTPGVQFSNVAKFHVGKYLQSLVRAIPGKGSVVIENKEVTTIEKEPLKILVDEYSINCRFILLATHNPHSGNATALSSALLQTKLSLYSSYAVGARIPQGIWPEASFWDTDEPYHYLRIDQHRGFDYAIYGGEDHKTGQAKNITAIYQRIEKKLLHLIPKAKVDHRWSGQVIETTDGLPYIGHFGENQYVATGFSGNGMTFGTFAAIMALDAFEKRENAWVKLFDPHRKKIRGSALNYLKENKDLPLLLIQSRLKSVDGKSLRTLSANQGKLLKIKGRKVAAYRDPKGKLTLCSPVCTHLKCIVAWNDAEKTWDCPCHGSRFAPTGEVLSGPAEKPLQPFIKNES, from the coding sequence GTGGACACGACCTCATACTGGGCAGCGACAGCGAGTTTCCCCCGCTTTCCCGCCATCAAAGGCGATCACAATGTCGATATCGCCATCATCGGCGCTGGCATCACTGGCATCACTGCCGCCTATCTCTTCAAGCAACGTGGCTACAAGGTCGCTCTCATCGAACGAGGTAACTTTGGCGGCTTCGACAGTCTGAACACTACCGGTCATCTCACCTACGTCACCGATACCCGTCTGCATCAATTGGTGAAAAACTTTGGTCGTGACCAAGCTCGCCGCACTTGGGAAGCCGGAGCGGCTGCCATCAATCAGATCACCGCCAATATCCAGCAAGAAAATATCTCCTGCGAATTCCATTGGATTCCTGGCTACTTGCACAGTCCTTCAAAGAGACCCGATGCAAAGGAAATCAACGCGCTCACGAAAGATGCTCAACTCGCCAGCGAGTTTGGTTTTAGTGCCGAATACCAGACTAAGATCCCAAATTTCAATACTCCCGGCGTTCAATTCTCCAACGTGGCCAAATTCCATGTGGGCAAGTATCTGCAATCACTCGTCAGAGCAATTCCCGGCAAAGGCAGTGTGGTCATTGAGAACAAGGAAGTCACCACCATCGAAAAAGAACCCCTGAAAATCTTGGTCGATGAATATTCAATTAATTGCCGGTTCATTCTCTTGGCTACGCACAATCCCCATTCCGGCAATGCCACAGCCCTTTCCTCCGCTCTATTGCAAACTAAGCTTTCACTTTATAGCTCCTACGCCGTCGGCGCCCGCATACCTCAAGGCATCTGGCCGGAAGCGAGCTTCTGGGATACCGACGAGCCATACCACTACCTCCGCATCGATCAGCATCGGGGCTTCGATTACGCCATCTACGGAGGCGAAGATCACAAAACCGGTCAGGCAAAAAATATCACCGCCATTTATCAACGGATCGAGAAGAAACTCCTACATCTCATCCCCAAAGCCAAAGTAGATCATCGTTGGTCCGGCCAAGTGATCGAGACCACCGATGGCCTGCCTTACATCGGTCACTTCGGAGAAAACCAATATGTCGCCACTGGCTTCAGTGGCAACGGCATGACTTTCGGCACCTTCGCCGCCATCATGGCCTTGGACGCATTTGAGAAACGAGAGAACGCCTGGGTAAAACTTTTCGACCCACACCGCAAAAAAATCCGCGGCTCAGCGTTGAACTATCTCAAAGAAAACAAAGACCTTCCCCTCCTGCTGATACAAAGCCGCTTGAAAAGTGTCGACGGCAAATCACTCCGTACCCTTTCCGCTAATCAAGGCAAACTCCTAAAAATAAAAGGCCGCAAAGTGGCCGCCTATCGCGATCCCAAAGGCAAACTCACTCTCTGTTCACCAGTTTGCACTCACCTGAAATGCATCGTCGCTTGGAACGATGCCGAGAAAACTTGGGACTGCCCCTGTCACGGCTCCCGCTTCGCCCCCACCGGCGAAGTCCTCAGCGGCCCAGCCGAAAAACCTTTGCAACCCTTCATCAAGAACGAGTCATAA
- a CDS encoding plasmid stabilization protein — translation MPRGDKSSYTDKQKRQAEHIEEGYEKRGVSHKTAEKRAWATVNKMTGGGKKSGSGRGKKVNKAPARKGGRLGGAAKKK, via the coding sequence ATGCCACGCGGCGATAAATCCAGTTACACAGATAAACAGAAGCGCCAGGCCGAGCACATCGAGGAAGGCTACGAGAAACGCGGAGTAAGTCATAAAACCGCTGAGAAACGCGCATGGGCCACCGTGAACAAGATGACCGGCGGCGGCAAGAAATCCGGCTCAGGTCGTGGTAAGAAAGTTAACAAAGCACCCGCTCGCAAAGGCGGCCGCCTCGGTGGTGCTGCCAAGAAAAAATAG
- a CDS encoding SDR family oxidoreductase, which produces MSSPSPQQQEVPGTEEAMTPHPLDENKRYVPSGRLNGKVALITGGDSGIGRATAILFAKEGADVCIVYLNEHKDADKTAKRIKDLGRRCLKIAGDIGDPSFCRQAVGDTLEQFHRLDILINNAAEQKEITGIADVDPEQLEKTFRTNFFGFIHMTRSALPHMKKGSAIINTTSIQALYPQPYLMDYAASKAAILNFTQSLAKELAPKGIRVNAVAPGPIWTPLIPSTFSPEHVEKFGQNTLMKRPGQPAEVAPSFLFLASETDSSYMTGQVLHPNGGSNLE; this is translated from the coding sequence ATGTCCTCGCCATCCCCTCAGCAGCAGGAAGTGCCCGGCACCGAGGAAGCCATGACGCCCCATCCCTTGGACGAAAACAAACGCTACGTCCCTAGCGGTCGTCTCAATGGCAAAGTCGCCCTCATCACCGGCGGCGATAGCGGCATTGGTCGCGCCACCGCAATACTCTTCGCCAAAGAAGGCGCCGACGTCTGCATCGTTTACCTGAACGAACACAAGGACGCCGATAAAACCGCTAAGCGCATCAAAGACCTAGGACGCCGCTGCCTCAAGATCGCTGGTGACATCGGCGATCCCTCATTCTGCCGCCAAGCAGTTGGCGACACACTCGAGCAATTCCATCGCCTCGACATCTTGATAAACAACGCCGCCGAGCAGAAAGAGATCACCGGCATCGCAGATGTCGATCCCGAGCAACTCGAGAAAACCTTCCGCACCAATTTCTTCGGCTTCATCCACATGACCCGCTCTGCCCTGCCCCATATGAAAAAAGGCTCGGCCATCATCAACACCACCTCCATCCAGGCTCTCTACCCGCAACCTTACCTCATGGACTACGCCGCCTCTAAAGCAGCGATCCTGAACTTCACGCAATCCCTCGCCAAAGAACTCGCCCCAAAAGGCATCCGCGTGAACGCCGTCGCCCCCGGCCCCATCTGGACGCCATTGATCCCCTCCACCTTTTCTCCTGAGCACGTGGAGAAATTTGGTCAGAACACCTTGATGAAACGCCCCGGTCAGCCTGCCGAAGTCGCGCCCAGCTTTCTCTTCCTCGCCTCAGAAACCGACTCTTCCTACATGACCGGCCAAGTCCTCCATCCCAATGGCGGATCTAATCTCGAATAA
- a CDS encoding HAMP domain-containing protein: MPKTATATATSTRDDDFMKQLLAMLNAVEDGDFSARLPSDLTGLEGKVADRFNTIAARLERFNQNLLRLRRQVGEEGKIKERMAVGDSNGDWAERIEAINALVDELSQPTVEMGRVIGAVAKGDLSQSMPLELGGRPLKGEYLRTAQLVNGMVGQLASFSVEVIRVAREVGTEGKLGGQAQVKGVSGVWKELTESVNQMAGNLTAQVRNIADVTIGVANGDLSRKITVDVRGEILQLKEAINTMVDQLRSFAAEVTRVAREVGTEGKLGGQAVVPGVAGTWKDLTDSVNAMASNLTAQVRNIAAVTTAVARGDLSRKITVDVKGEILELKETINTMVDRLNAFASEVSRVAREVGTEGKLGGQAVVPGVAGTWKDLTDNTNLMAANLTGQVRNIAEVTTAVARGDLSRKITVDVKGEILELKNTINTMVDQLNSFASEVTRVAREVGQEGKLGGQAAVPGVAGTWKDLTDNVNSMANNLTTQVRNIADVTTAVAKGDLSRKITVDVRGEILELKNTINTMVDQLNGFAAEVTRVAREVGTEGKLGGQAEVPGVAGTWKDLTDNVNLMAANLTGQVRNIADVTTAVAKGDLSRKITVDVKGEILELKDTINTMVDRLNSFASEVSRVAREVGTEGNLGGQAEVPGVAGTWKDLTDNVNLMAENLTGQVRNIAEVATAVARGDLSRKITVDVKGEILELKNTMNKMVDQLNGFAAEVTRVAREVGTEGKLGGQAQVPGVAGTWKDLTDSVNAMATNLTGQVRNIAQVTTAVARGDLSRKITVDVKGEILELKDTINTMVDQLNAFASEVSRVAREVGSEGKLGGQAQVSGVAGTWKDLTDNVNSMADNLTTQVRNIADVTTAVAKGDLSRKITVDVKGEILELKDTINTMVDQLNAFASEVTRVAREVGTEGKLGGQAQVQGVGGTWKDLTDNVNSMANNLTTQVRNIAEVTIAVANGDLSRKITVDVRGEILQLKETINTMVEQLRSFASEVTRVAREVGTEGRLGVQAVVPGVAGTWKDLTDSVNAMGVNLTAQVRNIAEVTTAVARGDLSRKITVDVKGEILELKNTINTMVDQLNAFAAEVTRVAREVGTEGKLGGQAQVQGVAGTWKDLTDSVNVMANNLTDQVRGIVKVVTAVANGNLRQKLTVEAKGEVAALAETINNMTDTLAIFAEQVTNVAREVGVDGRLGGQAHVPGAAGTWKDLTGNVNLLAANLTTQVRAIAEVATAVTKGDLTRSIQVDARGEVSELKDNINTMIYNLRVTTERNQEQDWLKTNLAKFAGMLQGQRELSTVGQRLLSELTPLVDAHQGTIYQVELEQAGNPSLRLLAGYAQRNNQPERILIGEGLVGQCALEKQRILLNDAPASYTQIHSSLGSAGPASILVLPVLFEGETKAVIELASLRHFSVTHLSFLEQLTQSIGVVLNTIEATMRTESLLQQSQQLTVELQSQQKELQQTNEELAEKARQLAEQNAEVERKNREVELARRALEEKAAELALTSKYKSEFLANMSHELRTPLNSILILGQQLSENGQGNLTTKQVEFARNIHSSGSDLLNLITDILDLSKIESGTVKVEAEELGFGSLKDSIERNFRHVADAKSLPFHVEFDAGLPKLFSTDPKRLQQILKNLLSNAFKFTAQGSIAVKVGMVTEGWTPGHPVLSLSPQVVAFSIKDSGIGIAPEKQKLIFEAFQQADAGTSRKYGGTGLGLAISRELATLLGGEIRLVSALGEGSTFTLYLPLFYLQPAEEKKRSSSADTTIMTLPSSVREDAVADDRENIQEGDQVLLVVEDDPHYARVLVGLARETGFKVLVANRGSTALAMARQYQPTAVTLDIFLPDMLGWTVLNNLKLSSETRHIPVQVISVEEERQHGLAHGAFSYVVKPATTQGLEQCFSRIKNFVTPRVKRLLVVEDNEIEAQSIVELLHHDDIEIVTAATGSEAYEKLLDRPFDCCVMDLRMPDMNGFELLERIQADANLREIPVVVFTGKDLTREEERQLKTMAKSIVLKDVQSPERLFDETALFLHRVVMSLPEGKRKMLDRLHASNEILRGRKVLIVDDDARNIFALTTMLENHEMEIISATNGRDAIDLLQDKPDTEVVFMDIMMPDMDGYQTIREIRKDPKFGALPIFALTAKAMKGDREKCLAAGASDYIAKPVNTNELLSLLRVWLYR, encoded by the coding sequence ATGCCAAAAACAGCCACAGCCACCGCTACCAGCACTCGCGATGACGATTTCATGAAGCAGCTTTTGGCCATGCTGAATGCTGTGGAGGACGGCGATTTTTCGGCGCGCCTGCCATCGGATCTCACGGGGTTAGAGGGTAAAGTGGCGGATCGGTTTAACACGATTGCCGCGCGGCTCGAGCGATTTAACCAGAACTTGCTGCGGTTGCGCCGCCAAGTGGGTGAGGAGGGCAAGATCAAGGAGCGCATGGCGGTGGGTGATTCGAATGGCGATTGGGCCGAGCGTATCGAGGCGATCAATGCATTGGTGGATGAGCTTTCGCAGCCGACGGTGGAAATGGGTCGCGTGATCGGTGCAGTAGCGAAGGGCGATCTTTCGCAATCAATGCCGCTCGAATTGGGCGGACGTCCGTTGAAGGGTGAGTATCTGCGAACGGCGCAACTCGTGAATGGCATGGTAGGCCAGCTCGCTTCTTTCTCTGTGGAGGTGATCCGCGTGGCACGCGAAGTGGGTACTGAGGGCAAACTCGGTGGTCAGGCACAGGTGAAGGGTGTGTCTGGTGTATGGAAGGAATTGACGGAGTCGGTGAACCAGATGGCCGGTAACCTGACGGCACAGGTGCGTAACATTGCTGACGTAACGATCGGTGTGGCGAACGGTGACTTGTCCCGCAAGATCACGGTGGACGTGCGCGGTGAGATTTTGCAGTTGAAAGAGGCAATCAACACGATGGTGGACCAGCTCCGCTCGTTCGCCGCTGAGGTGACGCGCGTGGCGCGTGAGGTCGGTACTGAAGGTAAACTTGGCGGTCAGGCTGTTGTGCCCGGTGTGGCTGGTACGTGGAAGGATTTGACTGACTCAGTGAATGCGATGGCGTCCAACCTTACAGCGCAGGTGCGTAACATTGCCGCTGTGACCACCGCTGTGGCGCGTGGTGACTTGTCCCGCAAAATCACGGTGGACGTGAAGGGTGAGATTCTCGAGCTGAAGGAAACGATCAACACGATGGTGGATCGTTTGAACGCGTTCGCCTCTGAGGTGAGTCGTGTGGCGCGTGAGGTCGGTACGGAAGGCAAGCTGGGTGGTCAGGCGGTGGTGCCAGGTGTGGCCGGTACGTGGAAGGACCTTACAGATAATACGAACCTGATGGCGGCGAATTTGACGGGTCAGGTGCGTAACATCGCTGAGGTGACGACGGCTGTGGCGCGCGGTGACTTGTCGCGCAAGATCACGGTGGATGTGAAGGGTGAGATTCTTGAGTTGAAGAACACCATCAACACGATGGTGGACCAGTTGAATTCATTCGCTTCTGAGGTGACGCGTGTGGCGCGTGAGGTCGGTCAGGAAGGTAAACTGGGTGGTCAGGCAGCGGTGCCGGGTGTGGCCGGTACTTGGAAGGACCTTACGGACAACGTGAATTCGATGGCGAACAACCTGACGACGCAGGTGCGTAACATCGCTGACGTGACGACGGCCGTGGCGAAGGGCGACTTGTCCCGCAAGATCACGGTGGATGTGCGTGGTGAGATTCTCGAATTGAAAAACACCATCAATACCATGGTGGACCAGCTCAACGGTTTCGCGGCTGAGGTGACGCGTGTGGCGCGTGAGGTCGGTACGGAAGGAAAACTGGGTGGTCAGGCAGAGGTGCCGGGTGTGGCCGGTACGTGGAAGGACCTTACGGATAACGTGAACTTGATGGCGGCGAACTTGACGGGTCAGGTGCGTAACATCGCTGACGTGACGACGGCCGTGGCGAAGGGCGACTTGTCCCGCAAGATCACGGTGGACGTAAAAGGCGAGATCCTCGAGCTGAAAGACACGATCAACACGATGGTGGATCGCTTGAATTCGTTCGCTTCTGAGGTGAGCCGCGTGGCGCGTGAGGTCGGTACGGAAGGTAATCTCGGTGGTCAGGCAGAAGTGCCGGGTGTGGCTGGTACGTGGAAGGACCTTACGGATAACGTGAACCTGATGGCGGAGAACTTGACAGGCCAGGTGCGTAACATCGCTGAGGTGGCGACCGCCGTGGCGCGCGGTGACTTGTCCCGCAAGATCACAGTGGACGTGAAGGGTGAGATCCTTGAGTTGAAGAACACCATGAACAAAATGGTGGATCAGCTTAACGGCTTCGCGGCTGAGGTGACGCGCGTGGCGCGTGAGGTTGGCACCGAAGGTAAACTTGGTGGTCAGGCGCAGGTGCCAGGTGTGGCCGGTACTTGGAAGGATTTGACGGACTCCGTGAATGCGATGGCGACGAACCTGACGGGTCAGGTGCGTAACATTGCGCAGGTGACGACGGCGGTGGCGAGGGGTGACTTGTCGCGCAAGATCACGGTGGACGTAAAAGGCGAGATTCTCGAGCTCAAGGACACCATTAATACGATGGTGGATCAGCTCAACGCCTTCGCCTCCGAGGTGAGTCGGGTGGCGCGTGAGGTCGGTTCGGAAGGTAAACTCGGCGGTCAGGCGCAGGTGTCTGGTGTGGCCGGTACGTGGAAGGACCTTACGGATAACGTGAACTCCATGGCGGATAATCTGACGACGCAGGTGCGTAACATCGCTGACGTGACGACGGCTGTGGCGAAAGGTGACTTGTCGCGCAAGATCACGGTGGACGTGAAGGGCGAAATCCTCGAGCTGAAAGACACGATCAATACGATGGTGGACCAGCTGAACGCGTTCGCCTCCGAAGTGACGCGCGTGGCGCGTGAGGTCGGCACCGAAGGTAAACTCGGTGGTCAGGCACAGGTGCAAGGTGTGGGTGGTACGTGGAAGGATCTCACGGATAACGTGAACTCGATGGCGAACAACCTGACCACGCAGGTGCGTAACATCGCTGAGGTGACCATCGCTGTGGCGAACGGCGACTTGTCCCGCAAGATCACGGTGGACGTGCGCGGTGAGATTCTGCAGCTCAAGGAAACGATCAATACGATGGTGGAGCAGTTGCGCTCCTTTGCTTCTGAAGTGACTCGTGTGGCGCGTGAGGTCGGTACGGAAGGCCGACTGGGTGTGCAAGCGGTGGTGCCGGGTGTGGCCGGCACGTGGAAGGACTTGACGGACTCGGTGAATGCGATGGGTGTGAACCTTACGGCGCAGGTGCGTAACATCGCCGAGGTGACTACGGCGGTGGCGCGCGGTGACTTGTCCCGTAAGATCACTGTGGATGTGAAGGGCGAAATCCTCGAGTTGAAGAACACCATCAACACGATGGTGGACCAGCTCAACGCCTTCGCCGCTGAAGTGACGCGCGTGGCGCGTGAAGTCGGTACGGAAGGCAAACTCGGCGGTCAGGCGCAGGTGCAAGGTGTGGCTGGTACGTGGAAGGATTTGACCGACTCTGTGAACGTCATGGCGAACAACCTGACCGATCAGGTGCGCGGTATCGTGAAGGTGGTGACCGCGGTGGCGAACGGCAACCTGCGCCAGAAGCTGACAGTGGAGGCGAAAGGTGAGGTGGCCGCCTTGGCCGAAACGATCAACAACATGACGGACACGCTGGCGATCTTTGCCGAACAGGTGACGAACGTGGCGCGTGAGGTGGGGGTGGATGGCCGGTTGGGCGGTCAGGCGCATGTGCCTGGTGCGGCGGGTACATGGAAGGATTTGACGGGTAACGTGAACCTGCTCGCGGCGAACCTGACTACTCAGGTGCGCGCCATCGCGGAAGTGGCGACGGCGGTGACGAAAGGTGATTTGACCCGTTCCATTCAGGTAGATGCGCGTGGTGAGGTGTCCGAGTTGAAGGATAACATCAATACGATGATCTACAACCTGCGCGTCACCACGGAACGTAACCAGGAGCAGGACTGGTTGAAGACGAACCTCGCGAAATTCGCCGGTATGTTGCAAGGCCAGCGCGAACTCTCGACCGTAGGTCAGCGTCTGCTTTCCGAATTGACGCCGCTGGTCGACGCGCATCAGGGGACGATCTATCAAGTGGAGCTGGAGCAGGCTGGAAACCCGAGTCTGAGATTGCTGGCGGGTTACGCCCAAAGAAACAATCAGCCGGAGCGGATACTCATCGGTGAAGGGCTGGTGGGACAGTGTGCGCTGGAGAAGCAGCGGATCCTGTTGAACGATGCCCCGGCAAGCTATACGCAGATCCATTCCAGTCTGGGAAGCGCAGGGCCGGCGAGCATCCTGGTTTTGCCGGTGTTGTTCGAGGGAGAAACGAAGGCGGTGATCGAACTGGCTTCATTGAGGCACTTCAGTGTTACGCACTTGTCATTCCTCGAGCAGCTTACGCAATCGATCGGTGTCGTGCTCAATACGATTGAGGCGACGATGAGGACGGAAAGCCTTTTGCAGCAATCGCAGCAGTTGACGGTGGAGTTGCAGTCCCAGCAGAAAGAGCTGCAACAGACGAACGAGGAGCTGGCCGAGAAGGCGCGTCAGCTGGCGGAACAGAATGCGGAGGTGGAACGCAAGAACCGCGAGGTGGAGCTGGCCCGCCGGGCGCTCGAAGAGAAAGCAGCGGAACTGGCGCTTACCTCCAAGTACAAATCCGAGTTCCTGGCAAACATGTCGCACGAACTGCGGACGCCATTGAACTCGATCCTGATCCTTGGCCAGCAGCTTTCCGAGAACGGACAAGGAAACCTGACGACGAAGCAGGTGGAGTTTGCACGCAATATCCATTCTTCGGGGTCCGACCTGTTGAACCTGATCACGGACATCCTGGATCTGTCCAAGATCGAGTCTGGCACGGTGAAGGTGGAGGCTGAGGAGTTAGGCTTTGGGTCCTTGAAAGATTCGATCGAGCGCAACTTCCGGCATGTGGCGGACGCAAAGAGCCTGCCGTTTCATGTGGAGTTCGATGCGGGGTTGCCGAAGCTGTTCAGCACGGATCCGAAACGTTTGCAGCAGATTCTCAAGAACCTGCTCTCAAATGCGTTCAAGTTTACAGCGCAAGGAAGCATCGCGGTGAAGGTGGGGATGGTCACGGAAGGGTGGACACCAGGGCATCCAGTATTGTCTCTTTCACCACAAGTGGTGGCGTTCTCGATCAAGGACAGCGGCATCGGCATCGCGCCGGAGAAGCAGAAGCTGATCTTCGAGGCGTTTCAGCAAGCTGATGCAGGAACGAGCCGCAAGTACGGCGGCACGGGGCTTGGCCTGGCCATCTCGCGCGAACTGGCCACGCTGCTGGGCGGTGAGATCCGTCTGGTGAGCGCCTTGGGCGAGGGCAGCACGTTCACGCTTTATCTGCCGCTCTTCTATTTGCAGCCGGCGGAGGAGAAGAAGCGCAGCAGCAGTGCCGATACAACTATCATGACCTTGCCGTCTTCGGTGCGTGAAGATGCGGTGGCAGATGACCGTGAAAACATCCAGGAAGGTGACCAGGTGCTGCTGGTGGTGGAAGATGATCCACACTATGCGCGGGTGCTGGTGGGATTGGCGCGGGAGACGGGCTTCAAAGTGCTGGTGGCAAACCGCGGTTCCACGGCGCTGGCGATGGCGCGGCAGTATCAGCCTACGGCGGTCACGCTGGATATCTTCCTGCCAGACATGCTGGGCTGGACGGTGCTCAACAACTTGAAACTATCTTCCGAGACGCGACACATCCCGGTGCAGGTGATCTCAGTGGAGGAGGAGCGGCAGCACGGGCTGGCGCATGGAGCTTTCTCCTATGTGGTGAAGCCGGCGACGACACAAGGTTTGGAGCAATGCTTCAGCCGCATCAAGAACTTCGTCACACCGCGTGTCAAACGGCTGCTGGTGGTGGAGGACAACGAGATCGAGGCGCAGAGCATCGTGGAGCTGTTGCATCATGATGATATCGAGATCGTCACAGCGGCGACGGGCTCGGAGGCGTATGAAAAACTGCTGGACCGCCCGTTCGACTGCTGTGTGATGGATCTGCGCATGCCGGATATGAACGGATTCGAGCTGCTGGAGCGCATCCAGGCGGATGCAAACTTGCGCGAGATTCCGGTGGTCGTGTTCACGGGGAAGGACTTGACCCGGGAGGAGGAGCGGCAGCTCAAGACGATGGCGAAGAGCATCGTGCTGAAGGATGTGCAATCGCCGGAGCGGTTGTTTGACGAGACGGCGCTGTTCCTGCATCGCGTGGTGATGAGCCTGCCGGAGGGCAAGCGGAAGATGCTGGACCGTCTGCATGCCTCCAATGAGATTCTGCGCGGGCGCAAGGTGTTGATCGTGGATGATGATGCGCGAAACATCTTCGCCCTCACGACGATGCTGGAGAATCACGAGATGGAGATCATCAGCGCCACAAACGGTCGAGATGCAATCGACCTGTTGCAGGACAAGCCGGACACGGAGGTGGTGTTCATGGATATCATGATGCCTGACATGGACGGCTACCAGACGATCCGGGAGATTCGCAAGGATCCGAAATTCGGTGCGCTGCCGATCTTCGCGCTGACGGCGAAAGCGATGAAGGGCGACCGGGAGAAGTGCCTGGCGGCCGGTGCCTCGGATTACATCGCGAAGCCGGTGAACACGAATGAGCTGTTGTCTCTGTTGCGTGTGTGGTTGTATCGGTAA